A region of the Nocardia asteroides genome:
GCCCCCGCCGACGTACGGTCCGGAGACATAGGAAGCCTGGAAGCGCTGGATCTCACCGGAATCCGCCTTGAGGTAGCCGCCACCGGGGTTGTTCGGCAGGTTGTAGGCGTCGGGCACACCGAGCACCTGCCGGGATTCGTTGGCGGAGAACGTCTTCAGGCCGATCCGGTAGGACAGGTGGGCCTCGAGGCCCTTGAGTTTGCCTTCTTCCAGGCGCTGCGAAGCGAGTAGCAGATGCACGTGCAGCGAACGGCCCAGACGGCCGATCATGACGAACAGCTCGGCGAAATCCGGATGCTGGGTGAGCAGTTCGGAGAACTCGTCGAGCACCACGAACAGGGCGGGCAGCGGATCCAGGTCGGCGCCCGCGGCCCTGGCCTTCTCGTACTCGGAGACGTTGGCGAAGTTGCCCGCGGCCCGCAGCACTTCCTGGCGGCGGTTCATCTCACCGGCCAGGGCGTCCTTCATGCGGTCGACGAGGTCGGCCTCTTCCTCCAGGTTGGTGATGACGGCGGCGACGTGCGGAACCCCTTCCAGGCCGAGGAATGTCGCGCCGCCCTTGAAGTCGACCAGAACCAGGTTCAGCTGATCGGGCGAGTGCGTGGCCAGCAGGCTCAGCACCAAGGTGCGCAGGAACTCCGACTTACCGGAACCCGTGGCGCCGATGCAGAGACCGTGCGGCCCCATGCCGTTCTCGGCGGCCTCCTTGATGTCCAGATCCACCGGCAGGCCGTCGGCGCCGACACCGAACGGGACGCGCAGGCGTTCCCGCCCGTAGCGCGGCCGCCAGGCATGCTCGGGGTTGAAGGAGCCGATGTCGCCGAGACCCATCAGCTGGGCCCAGGTCGAGATCACCTCGGAGTCGTCGTTCTCCACGTCGCTGCTGCGCTGCGTGGCGGCGCGGTAGGGCGCGAGCCTGCGCGCCACCTGCTGCGCCTGCTCGGGGCTGATCCGGTCGATCAGCGCGAAGCGCTCCTGATTGCCGGTCGCGCCGCGGCCGACGCACTCGCCGTTCTCCACGATCATCTTGATGCCGCGAGAGACCGCCAAGCGCGGCGCGTAACCGCACAAGTCGATGATGGTCACGCCCTCGTAGCCGGATTCGCGCAGCTGATCGTCCTCCGCCTCGAGCAGACCGCCGTCGACCACGATGACGATGTGCACCATGTTCGCGTTGGCCGGCTGGTTGCGCGAATACCGGACCCGGTTGCCCAGCAACGGATGCAGCCCGGCCATGGCCTCCCGGATCGAACCGTAGAACATGCGCTCGGTGCCGATGCCGTCCTGCGAGTCGGGGTGCTGGGTGTGCGGGAGCCACTTTGTCCACTCCCACTCCGCCGCCGTGTCCGGCCCGCAGACGACCGCGACGAGAACCTGGTCCGGCGCCTGGAACATGCACAGCTGCACCAGCATCGCGCGGGTCATGTCCCGCGCCTGGCCGCGGTCGCCGTCCAGCGCGATGGTGGCGAAGCCCTTGACCGCGATAGCGGTCGGCAGGTCCGGCACGGTCGAATGCGCGCGCACGAACCGGCGCAGCGAAACAGCCGCGATGGGCTCGAGCTCCTCGACCGGGCCGGTCTCGGGGGCGACCAGCCTGGTGGCCAAGCGCTGCCCGCCGAGACCGATGCGGGCGTGGCAGAAGTCCTTGTCTCCCGCGCGGCGTTCCCACATGCGGCTGGTGCCCGCCAGCATCCAGACCAGGCCGGGCTCCGGGTGGCTCCACTCGACGGAAGCGCGCTGCTGCGCGGCGGTCTCGTTGACGTCCTTGCGAACCTGGTCGAGGTAACGCAGGTAGTCCTTGCGGTCCTCGTTGGCCTCGGCGGCCTTCTGCCCCTTGCCGCCGCCCTGACCGGCGAACATGCCGACCATGGAGAACAGCATCATGAGCGGGAACATCATGCTCATCGGATTGGAGGCGATGCCGCCACCCTGGGTGAACAGCAGGGCCATCATGCCGACCATGCCGATCACCATCACGACCGGCATGAGCTTCATGACCAGGTTTCCCGGTGTGACCCGGGGGATTTCGGGCGGCGGCTGAAGCGTGACCTCGCCCCCCGGCGTTCGAGGCATCTCGCGGCGCGCACGGCGCTGGAAGCGGACAGTGCTCATCGACGAGAAATCCCCCTTCGGCCAGCTGTGATTCGGCCTCAGTGTAGAGGTCACCGCTGACATGTCGTACAGTTCGACCAGCATTCTGCTGCCCGGACCGTGGGTTCGCAAGCTCGCATTCGGCCCGCGAGGCTGCGGAATCACGAGGTAGAAGACCGAGTTGGGGGAAGCTTGACGCACGCGCGACTTGACCACATCGACGAAGAATCCTCGCGCGGGATCGTCCGCGCTCCCGACCTCGCCCGGGTGACGATTCTGGCCAAGCACACCCAGGTCGACATGGCCATACCGGTGGATGTGCCGGTCGCCCTGGTCATTCCGAGCGTGGTCGACATGGTCGCCCAGCACAGCCGCACCAACGACTTCGACAACGAGGGCGAGCGCTACGAGCCCGCGGAATGGGTGCTCGCCCGGATCGGTCATCCGCCGTTCTCCAACTCGCTCAGCCTCGGCGAGCACGGTGTCCGCGACGGCGAACTGCTGATGCTGGAAAGCGCCTCGCACACCGCTCCTACGCC
Encoded here:
- the eccCa gene encoding type VII secretion protein EccCa — its product is MSTVRFQRRARREMPRTPGGEVTLQPPPEIPRVTPGNLVMKLMPVVMVIGMVGMMALLFTQGGGIASNPMSMMFPLMMLFSMVGMFAGQGGGKGQKAAEANEDRKDYLRYLDQVRKDVNETAAQQRASVEWSHPEPGLVWMLAGTSRMWERRAGDKDFCHARIGLGGQRLATRLVAPETGPVEELEPIAAVSLRRFVRAHSTVPDLPTAIAVKGFATIALDGDRGQARDMTRAMLVQLCMFQAPDQVLVAVVCGPDTAAEWEWTKWLPHTQHPDSQDGIGTERMFYGSIREAMAGLHPLLGNRVRYSRNQPANANMVHIVIVVDGGLLEAEDDQLRESGYEGVTIIDLCGYAPRLAVSRGIKMIVENGECVGRGATGNQERFALIDRISPEQAQQVARRLAPYRAATQRSSDVENDDSEVISTWAQLMGLGDIGSFNPEHAWRPRYGRERLRVPFGVGADGLPVDLDIKEAAENGMGPHGLCIGATGSGKSEFLRTLVLSLLATHSPDQLNLVLVDFKGGATFLGLEGVPHVAAVITNLEEEADLVDRMKDALAGEMNRRQEVLRAAGNFANVSEYEKARAAGADLDPLPALFVVLDEFSELLTQHPDFAELFVMIGRLGRSLHVHLLLASQRLEEGKLKGLEAHLSYRIGLKTFSANESRQVLGVPDAYNLPNNPGGGYLKADSGEIQRFQASYVSGPYVGGGSQRDMIVATQSGEIDVKARPFTATHVDFRAADRVPLPPEPTLEQEHQDEDGEQVSNLNMLVSRIRGHGRPAHEIWLPPLDEAPTLDQLLPRSLLTGEYSAVSTLRAPIGIVDRPYDQRRDPMIIDLSGARGNVAVVGGPQSGKSTALRTLIMSMALTHTAEQVQFYCLDFGGGTLAGLQGLPHVGSVASRLDEDQVRRTIAEMTTIVRQREARFRQLGIESMADFRRLRAMDPASSPGAAGAHEDPFGDVFLVIDGFSSIRQDFEMLEQTIMNLAVQGLSYGVHVVIALNRWAEARPALKDQIGTRIELRLGDPMDSDLGRKFASLVPQGRPGRGMTPECLHMLTGLPRIDGNPDPTDLAQAVADAVAAIARLTPGRHAPQVRMLPEQLAREQLLYLAGDWPSQVDPNTKCLRIPFGINESELAPVYIDFVESPHFIIIGDTESGKTTLLRSLIEGIAASNTPDQARFILGDYRRSMLGLVPEGYLAGYGSTAPQFTQNMNDLAAYVNKRTPGSDVTPQQLRDRSWWSGPELYVIIDDYDLVATSAGNPVQALLEHLPHARDLGFHVIIARRSGGASRAMFEATLARMRDLGSAGLILSCSKDEGVLMGTKRPSPMPPGRGTYVTRNQEGLVQTAWMPSP